One Equus quagga isolate Etosha38 chromosome 5, UCLA_HA_Equagga_1.0, whole genome shotgun sequence genomic window carries:
- the RIMS3 gene encoding regulating synaptic membrane exocytosis protein 3 isoform X1, whose amino-acid sequence MFNGEPGPASAAASRNVVRSSSISGEICGSQQAGGGAGTTTTKKRRSSLGAKMVAIVGLTQWSKSTLQLPQPEGATKKLRSNIRRSTETGIAVEMRSRVTRQGSRESTDGSTNSNSSDGTFIFPTTRLGAESQFSDFLDGLGPAQIVGRQTLATPPMGDVHIAIMDRSGQLEVEVIEARGLTPKPGSKSLPATYIKVYLLENGACLAKKKTKVAKKTCDPVYQQALLFDEGPQGKVLQVIVWGDYGRMDHKCFMGMAQIMLDELDLSAAVAGWYKLFPTSSVADSTLGSLTRRLSQSSLESATSPSCS is encoded by the exons ATGTTTAACGGGGAGCCGGGTCCAGCCTCGGCCGCGGCCTCCAGGAATGTGGTTCGGAGCTCCAGCATCAGTGGTGAAATATGCGGATCCCAgcaggctgggggcggggccgggaccACCACTACCAAGAAGCGTCGCAGCAGCCTTGGGGCCAAGATGGTGGCCATCGTGGGCCTGACCCAGTGGAGCAAGAGCACGCTCCAGCTCCCCCAGCCTG AAGGGGCCACCAAGAAGCTGCGCAGTAACATCCGGCGGAGCACAGAAACGGGCATCGCTGTGGAGATGCGGAGTCGTGTCACGCGCCAGGGCAGCCGGGAGTCCACTGATGGGAGCACCAACAGCAACAGCTCCGATGGCAC gttCATCTTCCCCACCACCCGGCTTGGGGCCGAAAGCCAGTTCAGCGATTTCCTGGATGGGCTGGGACCCGCCCAGATTGTGGGGCGACAGACGCTGGCAACACCACCGATGG GGGACGTGCACATTGCCATCATGGACCGGAGTGGCCAGTTGGAGGTGGAAGTGATTGAGGCTCGGGGCCTGACCCCCAAACCTGGCTCTAAATCCCTCCCAG CCACCTATATCAAGGTTTACCTGCTCGAGAATGGGGCCTGCTTGGCCAAGAAGAAGACAAAAGTGGCCAAGAAGACCTGTGACCCCGTGTACCAGCAGGCTCTGCTCTTTGACGAGGGGCCTCAGGGCAAGGTGCTGCAG GTGATTGTCTGGGGAGACTACGGCCGCATGGACCACAAGTGCTTCATGGGCATGGCCCAGATCATGCTGGACGAGCTGGACCTGAGTGCAGCGGTCGCCGGCTGGTACAAACTCTTCCCCACGTCCTCAGTGGCAGACTCCACGCTCGGATCCCTCACCAGGCGCCTGTCCCAGTCCTCCCTGGAGAGTGCCACCAGCCCCTCGTGCTCCTAA
- the RIMS3 gene encoding regulating synaptic membrane exocytosis protein 3 isoform X2, giving the protein MFNGEPGPASAAASRNVVRSSSISGEICGSQQAGGGAGTTTTKKRRSSLGAKMVAIVGLTQWSKSTLQLPQPEGATKKLRSNIRRSTETGIAVEMRSRVTRQGSRESTDGSTNSNSSDGTFIFPTTRLGAESQFSDFLDGLGPAQIVGRQTLATPPMGDVHIAIMDRSGQLEVEVIEARGLTPKPGSKSLPATYIKVYLLENGACLAKKKTKVAKKTCDPVYQQALLFDEGPQGKVLQAPCQLLSSCDLVLSWR; this is encoded by the exons ATGTTTAACGGGGAGCCGGGTCCAGCCTCGGCCGCGGCCTCCAGGAATGTGGTTCGGAGCTCCAGCATCAGTGGTGAAATATGCGGATCCCAgcaggctgggggcggggccgggaccACCACTACCAAGAAGCGTCGCAGCAGCCTTGGGGCCAAGATGGTGGCCATCGTGGGCCTGACCCAGTGGAGCAAGAGCACGCTCCAGCTCCCCCAGCCTG AAGGGGCCACCAAGAAGCTGCGCAGTAACATCCGGCGGAGCACAGAAACGGGCATCGCTGTGGAGATGCGGAGTCGTGTCACGCGCCAGGGCAGCCGGGAGTCCACTGATGGGAGCACCAACAGCAACAGCTCCGATGGCAC gttCATCTTCCCCACCACCCGGCTTGGGGCCGAAAGCCAGTTCAGCGATTTCCTGGATGGGCTGGGACCCGCCCAGATTGTGGGGCGACAGACGCTGGCAACACCACCGATGG GGGACGTGCACATTGCCATCATGGACCGGAGTGGCCAGTTGGAGGTGGAAGTGATTGAGGCTCGGGGCCTGACCCCCAAACCTGGCTCTAAATCCCTCCCAG CCACCTATATCAAGGTTTACCTGCTCGAGAATGGGGCCTGCTTGGCCAAGAAGAAGACAAAAGTGGCCAAGAAGACCTGTGACCCCGTGTACCAGCAGGCTCTGCTCTTTGACGAGGGGCCTCAGGGCAAGGTGCTGCAG GCTCCATGTCAGCTGCTTTCCAGTTGTGATCTCGTTTTATCCTGGAGATGA